The Roseofilum capinflatum BLCC-M114 genome includes the window TCTTGAGAAGCCAAAATTTCTGGGGGAACTTTCCACATTTTGATAAACTGATTATTGTAGGCAATAATTCGCTCAGACTGATCGACGGCAATAATACCATCAGCAATGGATTCTAATACCGCTTTCTGCAACGCGAGGGCATTTTCTAAGGCAATTCGAGCTTCTTTCTGAGGCGTGATATCTCGGACAACCCAGATCACAGAACGATCGGAAATCGGAGAAACATTCGCTGCAAACCAGTGTTTTTTGCCTTGAATATCCATCTGATATTCGACCCTCTCGGTCTGACCCACTTCCAGAACATAGGCAATGGTCTCTAAATGCCAATCTGCTAATTCTGGTTCCATAAATTCCCGGATGTTATGGTTGAGCAAATTCTCCTTATTATGAACTAAAAGCTCTTCACTGCCGGAAATGATTTTTTCATACTCTCCCTGGCGATTAAAGACTAAAATCAGTTCAGTCATGGCTTCAAATAAGCCTCGCAATTCAGCTTCCGCCGCCGCTAGGGAGGCAGTTCTTTCGGCTACACGCTGCTCTAAATCTTTATTGCTTTGATCGAGAATCGAAAAAGTTTTAATAAGCTGCTCTGCCATACTATGAAAAGAGACAGCAAGTTGTCCTAATTCATCAGAGCGATCGGGTAATTCGGGAGAGTTCCAACTGCCAGCAGCTAGGTCTTGAGCGGAGCGATTTAAGGTTAAGATAGGATAGGTCACCCAGCGAGCGGTCAAAATCCCAATAATGACAGCAACAATTAAAGCGATCGCACATAAAATAATCGTATTCTTGGTGTTGGCATGAATGCGATCCATAAAATCAGATTCTGGCACAACAATCACAATTAACCAATCTAAACCATGGTCGTCTTGCAAGGAAAAGACTTGCAGGAAATTCGTCTCTCCTTGTAAATCAAATTCTATTTTGTCAGTATTCTTGATATCTTCAAAGTTTCCAAATTTATTTTTGAGAAATACGGCTGTATCTTTAACGATTTGATCTTGACTTTTGTCAACAAAAATTTGTTCTTTAGACTCTTGAATAAAAAGTTGCTGATCCTGATTGGATGAGGCGACTAATGCTCCGTCGCGCTCCATAATAAAAATCTGTCCCGATTGACCAATGTTTAATTGTTGCAGAAATTGACTAATATTAGATAAGGAGACATCAACCCCTAAAACGCCTTGAAAGTCACCTTGTCGATCGTAAATGGGTAGACTGGCGGTTAATCCTAAACTTTGGGTGGAGACAAAGGGATAAATATCACTCCAAACAGCTTTTTGGTTGGCTTTTGCTTTCTGAAACCAACCGCGAGTTCTGGCATCATAGGTGGTGGTCTCTAACAGGTCTTGGCGATCGCCTTCGCTATCGACAGAATATTTATAATAGGGGCCACTGACGAAGTTTTCAGTGACCCGGATAATGGACTGTCCATCATCTCCTTGTCCCGATAGGATAATGCCGCCTTCAGGCGTGCCAAAATAGATAAAGGTGACGGACTGATAAAGTTGACTTTGATACAAAAATTTCTGCTCTAGGCGTGAGTAAAAATCGGGATCTCGAAGGTGGAGGCGAATGTGTTGGGCATTGGTTTGATTAATTTGATGAGGTTCCTTAAGACGATGGCGCAAGTCCCCTTCTACGCGATCGCCAATTTCCGTCATTAATTGATCCGCTAAATCCTGCACAGCCTCCTGTCCAGTGCGGTAGGACAAATAACCGACTAATCCCACCGTGGCGCAGATTTGCAGGACAAAAGGCACGACTAAAACCAGCCGTAAAGGAAGACGTTTCAGGTATTGGGACGTTGCTTGCCAAACCATTCAGGGGATTGGGGAGAAGGGGAGAAAGGGGAAGAAGACCACAAGGTTGACAGATGGAGCAATCTTGTACTCAAAGTTAGCACACTCGATTCCACCCGATCGCCAGAAAGGGCCCTTCAAGGGTAAAATAAGTCGTTGGTACTTCTGCGACACAAGCTGTGATTGAGCGTTATACTCTGCCCGAAATGGGCGAAATTTGGACAGATGACTTTAGGCTAAAGACTTGGTTACAAGTTGAAATTGCGGTCTGCGAAGCCCAAGCGGAATTGGGTTATATTCCGGCTGAGGCTGTAGAGGAGATTAAAGCGAAAGCTAAGTTCGATCTCAAGAGAGTTCTAGAAATTGAAGCCGAAGTTCGTCATGATGTGATTGCCTTTTTGACTAATGTCAATGAGTATGTTGGGGATGTGGGGCGCTATATCCATTTGGGATTAACCAGTTCGGATGTGTTGGATACGGCTTTGGCTCTGCAAATGGTGGCGAGTCTGGATTTAATCCAACATCAGGTGGAGGAGCTGGTGCAAGCGATCCGCTATCAAGCAGCTCAACATCGGGATACGGTGATGGTGGGCAGATCCCATGGAATTCATGCCGAACCCATGACGTTTGGCTTTAAGTTAGCGGGATGGTTAGCGGAAGTGTTGCGTCATCGCGATCGCCTTTGTCGTCTCCAGTCCCAAATTGCGGTTGGTAAAATTTCTGGTGCAGTGGGAACTTATGCCAATATTGACCCCAAGGTAGAAGAGTTAGCCTGTCAAAAGTTGGGTTTACAACCCGATTGTGCCTCAACTCAAGTCATTTCCCGCGATCGCCACGCCGAATATCTGCAAACCTTTGCCCTCCTTGCAGCCTCTATTGAACGGTTTGCGGTGGAAATTCGCAATCTCCAGCGCACGGATGTTCTGGAAGTGGAAGAATATTTTGCTAAGGGGCAAAAAGGTTCTTCTGCTATGCCCCATAAACGTAACCCCATTCGCTCCGAACGACTCACCGGTTTAGCCAGAATTATTCGAGGTCATGCGATCGCCGGTTTAGAAAATGTGGCTCTGTGGCACGAGCGCGATATTTCCCACAGTTCCGTCGAGCGGGTTGTTTTGCCGGATACTTGTATTCTCATGCACTTCATGCTGCGCGAGATCATCAACCTGGTGAAAAATTTGTTGGTCTACCCCGACAACATGAAGCGCAACATGAACGTTTATGGCGGGGTCATTTTCTCCCAACGGGTTCTCCTAGCCCTGGTGGAAAAAGGACTACAGCGCGAAGAAGCCTATAAAATTGTCCAAGAGAGCGCTCACCAAGCTTGGAACAATCCCGATGGGGATTTTCGTGCTTTGATTAGTGAGCATCCCCAGGTGACTCAAGCGTTATCTTCTGAAGAGCTGAACGCCTGCTTCGATCCCCATCAACATCTGAGACACCTGGATCGGGTGTATCAACGGTTGAGTATCTGAGCATATTCCTGAAGGGGAGTTATTTCCACAGACAAGGCATACTGCAACCGAGCATCATGGGAAACGACTTCTATGGTGTAGTCTCCAGAGGCAAGCGGTTCCCCGCTCCATTGCGGGATACCCTCCTCAGAAGTCTCCCAGACTTGGCTCAATAGCTCCCCATCAGAATCAATCACTCTGGGGATCGTCCCTTCTACATTTTTTAGATTTAAAGTTTTTCCGGGTGGGATATGGACGACATAGCGGTGGACTCCCACGCCAACCATTTCTTCTTGAATGCGTACTGAAGATTGCTGCGGGCCTAAATTGAGCCGTTCTACTTTTTCATTGCAACTACTAGCAACATCTGACCGTTGTACCCAGCCTTTGGTGGGGTCAATAATTTCAAACCATTGGTCAGTGGCGTTCATAATGCTAATCCATCTGCCTGTTTCTAATTCTCCGACGATCTCTCCCTCTTTTTGTGGATGCGATCGCACATACAACGGAGACTTGTCCGTAGACAGTTGGGCCATGCTAATTACACAGTATTCTAAGTCTCGAACTTGAGAGGCTTGCGAGGGATTGAGGGCGACTGGAGTCCAGTTTTCGTGCAAATGGGGAGGAAGCAGCGATCCCGTTTGGGGAGTGTTCTTGACTTCCACCAAACTGGCTGTTTCTTCAGGCTCTTCAGGTGCTGCTGTTTGGGTGGAAAGGGTGTGGCTGGAAGCTCGAACTGCCTCTTGACTTCCATCGACGGTTGTCTGCTTTTTCTCCGAGTTAGGCGATCGCCAATATTCTGAAGCTTCTAGGCCGAGGGCGGCAAACAAACCGGCCAAAACTAGACCCATAATTTTGGGGCAATTTAAAGAATTATACATATTAAAATATCCTCTGATTCATGGGGGACTTATTCTATTACCGGTTTCGTCTCACAAGGTTTAGCTAAATTGGCTTCTATTCTTGACACCATAACCGATCCTCTCCAGAACTGCAAACCCTATCCTGGTAATGATCCCCGGTTTTTTTATAATCTTTATCCGTAGACTTTTCTGGATAACAGTTGGCAATCATACTATTTCTTGGGTCATTAAAAAAGGGTTTGATCTCCAAACCCTAGCTTTAGCTTATTTTAAGAATTTTCCTTCTGGGTATAGAAACAACCAGCATCAAGTTAATTTATCAACCCAGTTTTGCCCCTTGCCTCTTGTCTCTTGTCTCCCCCCCTATTGCCTATTGCTCTCTAGAAATTTTGTCATAGAGTCGCTTGAGCATGACTACCATTTCCGCACGAGTCACCAGTTGATTCGGTCGAAAGGTTCCATCTTGGTAGCCACTAATCAGATTTTCTTTGACGGCCCATTCCAGGGCATCATAATACCACCGACTGCGACCATCAGGATATACATCTCTAAACATGCGCTTTTTCTCCGTTGCAAACATATAGCCAGAATAATAAAACACGCCATTTTCTACCAGACGACTAATATCGCCGACTCTGACGCGATAGTTATTAAACCGTTGGACTCCATAATAATTATCGATCATCACCCTGGCATAACTGGGATTTTGCCGGTCTTGGGTCATCCGTACTGCATGGCCATAGGTGCGATCGCCAAATGAGGTTTGATCCAAAAACCCATCGGCATTAAAATCCGCATTATATTGGGCGCTGCCTCGATAACCGGTGACTATGCTATAGCCTTTACCCAGGACTGAGCTGAGTTGGGAACTGATCATATCCACCCGATAGGAGGCGATCGCCTCTCGACGGTTATTCCACCATCGGCGCAACAAGTCCACCGCCTGATTAATATACCAGCCTTGACTATCGGAAAACCCGTAACGCCGGGCCTCTTGAAGCAGTTGCCCAAACTCTGCCAGACTAAATCGATACCCGGTTAAATCGGAAATTGCCCCAGCAGCCGCAAACAGCGTACAGGACATCGGATGCAAATCGAGCTGATTATATTGAATTTGCCGATCCCAAAAAGTCGAAGGAGCAGCAGGAACATCTTCCAGGACATTGCCCAGTCGCCAGTCTGAGGTGCTATAGGCTTCCTTGGCAGCATAATAGCCGTAAGGAACCGTTTGCTGTTCAGTCATAATTTGAATACTGTTGAGCCAAACTTATCAGAGAAATGGGTTGAAAACTCCGTCCTGAAGGACGGCTTTTCTTGCTTTCTAATATACCAGTCTTTCCTGTTTTACATTCATGTCCGCTTTGCGGAAAATCTGTGGTATAATGTAAGAAAATTTAAACTAAGCTTTACTTCATGGAAAAAGCACAGAATTACCGATTTTACCCAACGCCTGAACAAGAGTCGCTATTGTGACGAACTTTAGGATGTGTAAGATTGGTTTACAACAAAGCTCTCCATGAAAGAACTCAAGCTTGGTATGAACGGCAAGAAAAAGTGGGTTACAGTCAAACTTCTTCTATGTTAACTCTCTGGAAGAAGGAATACGACTTAAGCTTTCTTAATGAAGTCAGTAGCGTTCCATTACAGCAAGGGTTAAGGCATTTACAAACTGCTTTTGCCAACTTTTTTGCTAAACGGACGAAATATCCTAACTTTAAGAAAAAACATCAGGGCGGTAGCGCCGAATTCACTAAATCTGCTTTTAAGTTCAAGAGTGGTGAAATCTATTTAGCCAAATGTGAAGAACCTTTACCTATTCGATGGTCTAGGCAAATTCCTGAAGGATGTTTACCCAGTTCTGTGACGGTTAAACTACACCCGTCAGGGCGTTGGCATATTTCCATTAGATTTGATGATCCAACTATCAAACCTTTACCTGCCAATAATAAAGCGGTAGGAATCGATTTGGGTCTGAGTAGTTTGGTAATTACCAGTGATGGGGAAAAATTTCCTAACCCTAAGCACTTAAAAAAACACTACCGTAAACTCAGAAGACTTCAAAAAATTCTATCCCGTAAACAGAAAGGATCTAATAATCGGTATAAAGCCAGGGTCAAATTAGCTAAAGCTCACCTAAAAATTACCGACACACGAAAAGACCATTTACACAAAATAACTACTCAACTAATTCGTGTTCATGTCCGCTTTGCGGAAAAATCAAACGATTGGTGTTGAAGACTTAGCTGTGAAAAATATGGTCAAAAACCGAAAACTGTCTCAAGCAATATCTGATGCAAGTTGGGGAGAGTTGACCCGTCAGTTGGAATATAAGTGCCAATGGTACGGTAGAAACTATATGGAAATTGATCGATGGTTCCCTAGCTCAAAGCGATGCAGTAATTGTGGACATATTGAAGAAAAAATGCCGTTAAATATTCGGAAATGGGATTGTCCTAAGTGCGGAAAACACCACGACCGAGATATTAACGCCAGTAAAAACATTTTGGCGGCAGGGCTTGCCGTTTCAGTCTGCGGAGCGAGTGTAAGACCGGAACAGAGTAAATCTGTGAAGGCAACTGCTAGGAACCAGAAACCTAAATCGTGAGGTTTAGGAATCCCCTCGCCTTTAGGCAGGGGTGGATGTCAACTTAACCTGAGTTTGGCCCAGGGCGATCGAGCTATACACCGCCCCAATCCTCATCAAATCATGAACGATTTAAGTCCCTGTGGGCACAGACCGCAACAACCGCTCGATAATTACCCTCCCTTGTCGTCCTCCGGCGGGAATCATGCGATGGCATAGCACATGGGGCGCTAAAAATTTGACATCATCGGGGGTGACATAATCGCGATTTTCTAGAAAGGCTAGAGCTTGGCTGGCTCGTTGCAGGGCGATCGCCCCCCTGGGACTGACCCCCAAGGTAATCTCTTCATCTTCACGGGTTGCCCGCACCAAATCGACAATATATTGCTGTAGGGGCACTTCTACTTTCACTTGCAAGCATTCTTTTTGCAGGGTCTGCACTTCTGCTAGAGAAATACAGGGTTTTAGGCGATCGGCATTCTTTTCCCCTGCATGTTGTTGCAACATCTTTAACTCTTCTGACTCCGTGGGATAACCCAAGGAAAAGGACAAAGCAAACCGATCCATTTGTGCTTCCGGTAAGGGAAAGGTTCCTTGATATTCCACCGGGTTTTGGGTGGCAATCACAAAAAAGGGAGACTCTAGGGTATGGGAAACCCCATCCACGGTCACCTGCTGTTCTTCCATGACTTCCAGCAGTGCAGACTGGGTGCGAGGAGTGGCGCGGTTAATTTCGTCGGTGAGCAGCACATTGGCAAAAATGGGGCCGGACATAAACTTAAACTCTCCAGTGTTGGGGTTCCAGATATTGGTTCCGGTAATATCGCTAGGGAGTAGATCGGGGGTACATTGAATCCGTTGAAACTTGCCATCAATGGAACGGGCTAAGGATTTAGCCAGCAAGGTTTTCCCCACTCCAGGAACATCTTCTAGAAGGGCATGGCCCCCAGATAAAAGGGCCACAAGCACCAGACGAATTGGATCGGCTTTACCGACGATCGCCTGATTCAGGTTATCGATTAGTTGCTGGATACGCTCTCTCATCCACTCATTACTCCCCAAGTTGATTCTTTTAGAATAGCTCACTCCCTAGATTGAGTCTGTTGTTCGCTATCTCCATCTCTGCTGGTCAATTGTGCTTTGGCAGGAAGGTTTGCCCTTAATACGGCTCGTCGGGATGGGTGTATCCCAAATGAGTCCAAGCGGCAGGTAGGGCAATTCTACCGCGAGAGGTGCGCTGTAAAAAGCCAATTTGCAATAGATAGGGTTCATAGACTTCTTCAATGGTTTGGGAGTCTTCCCCGGTAGCAGCAGCGAGGGTTTCCAACCCGACCGGGCCGCCGCTAAAATTCTCGATCATGGCGCTTAAAATCAGGCGATCTGTCCAATCTAAACCGCAGGGATCGACATTGTAGAGTTCTAAGGCTTCGGCGGCAATTTCTGAAGAGATGGTTCCCAGTTTTTTCACTTGGGCGTAGTCGCGAACTCGGCGCAAAAGGCGGTTGGCAATGCGAGGGGTTCCGCGCGATCGCCGGGCAATTTCGGTGGCTCCTTCGGCTGTGATCTCTGTACTTAAGACTTTTGCGGCTCGTTCGACAATTAAACTTAACTCGTCTAACTCATAAAAGCGTAATCTTTGCAGCAACCCGAAGCGATCGCGCAAAGGAGAGGTTAAGGCCCCGACTCGCGTGGTTGCCCCCACCAGGGTAAAGGGTTTCAGGGGAATGCTGCGGGTTTTGGCCGTCTTCCCTTTACCCACGGTAATATCTAAGCGGAAATCCTCCATGGCTGGATAAAGTAACTCTTCCGCCACCCTAGAAAGGCGGTGAATTTCATCCAAAAATAGGATATCTCCCGGTTGCAAACTGACTAATAAACCGACAATATCGCGGGGACGTTCTAAAGCTGGTGCAGCACTGATTTTGCAGGTCACGCCCATCTCGGAGGCTAAAATTAAAGACATGGTAGTTTTGCCCAAACCCGGCGGCCCGTAGAGCAATAAATGATCCAAGGGTTCCTTTCGAGCTTTTGCCGCTTCAATGGCAATTTCTAGCACACTTTTGAGGTCTTTTTGGCCCACATAATCGGCTAATCGATGGGGGCGTAATTTTTCTTCCTGTTTGTCTGTTTCCTCAAAACTCGCTTCCGCTTGTAAGAGGGAATCTTCCCGATCGGGTTCTCGTTTTTTCTGCGCTTCATAGGTTTTGCGACTGGTACGCATCTGCCGTTTTTTGGGATCGGGAAAGGAGGGGTAGGAAGACTCAATAGCCATAATTTGGGAGCAATTAAAAATTAAAAATTAGATTTCAGATAAGAAACAGCACAGTAGAATGTTGATAGCGATCGCCTCTTGAGCCATGGCGATCGCTGCTATTGATGTTAATTAAGCTTGAGATGATGTCTTATCCCTCCTTAACTGTGCCAGAAAACGTCGGCTTTGAACAGGCGATCGCCCTCACCCAAACCTTTCTTGACCTTCTGGAACAGGGAGAAGTCAGCGAAGCAGTGATTGAAACCACTGTCAGCGCGTTAGTCAAAACCCAAAACGGAGCCAGGGGATTTTTTGTCACGTATTTGACCGATGAACGGGCTTTGAGCGATCGCCCCACTCCAGCAGTTATTCGGGGTTTGCAGTCTTCTCCCGAAATGGTTAGCGAACTTCTTGTCAAAAATGTCGCCATGTCTACCGCCATGGCCATCACCCACACTCGCAATCAAAACCCAGACCTGGCCGCTAGTTCTCAACAAGTCAGAGACCGCAGTTCCCACCTCATGACCCAACTGCAATTACCCGAAGTCAAAGATAAGGCACAACAGCTTTACGAGAGCGCCCAAACGGGAACCGGAGCATACCAAGGTTTCCTAGAGCGCTGGGGGTATGATGCAGAGCAAAAACAAGCCATTCAAGCTGCTCTAGAACAAATTATACCAAATCTAGAAAAGAATGCTAGGTTATAGACCCCCCAAACTCCGTTAATAAGCCTAATGCTGTATTAGGGCAACACTCACTGACCTCCACAATAGTTTTAACATTTCTTCATAATTTAGAACTCAGTCCCATACAGGCTACAACCCTTGATTCCAAAGGAATTGGGGGTTTTATTCATTTCAACGCCCCTTGAGGCAATTATGAAGTTTTATTACAAAATTCCGGATTTTGCATAAAAACACCCCCCCAAAACCTGACTACCTTATAGAAGCCTTCGTTGCTTCTGCTCAATTATCCATTGTGCATATGCCGAGGATTAACTCATGTCTTTAATCAACTGGTTTGACAAACCATCGCCCAAAACCACCAAACCCCAGAACTCTCATTCATGTCGGACGAAGTCCGAAACCTTTATTCTCGAACCCATCCTTACCCCCAGTGGTATCGTGGATGGATTCGATGAAACCCCTGATGCCCTTCCCCTAGAGGATATCGAGGTTCCGGAGGTAGACGCGCCAGAAGTCGCAGATGCACCAGAGACGGAAGACACACAACCAGACATCGCCACTACAGACGAGGTAGAGGCAGTAGAAACACCCGAAGCGGATAACCTGATTCCAGACGCGGACATTGAGGAGATTGAGTTTATTACCGACTCCCCGACAGCAGACGCTGAAGAAGTTAACGGTGTTGAAGCTGTTGAAACAGAATCAGAAATTGACGGTTCCCCAGAGAGTGTTGTCGCGCAAGCCTTAAGCGACGCGCCCAATGCTGACTCAGCCAATGAAGATGTTGTTGAGCCTGAACTCACCGTCGATAACGCCGATCCGGAGATTGAACCCGATGACACTACGGGTGAAGAGGATCTCACCGTTGCAGATCGGGCAGATGAGGCCGTTCCTCCTGAATCTGAAGCTGATGAAGGTGCTGAAGCGGATGAAGACAATGCTGATTTAGGCACTGATGCGGCGATCGCCGACAACCCAGATGAATCAGCCCCCACGGACTCCGAACCTGAAGAGACTACCGACGAGCCAGTTGAAGACTCAGAAGACAATGAAGAGGCGCAACTGACTCCCGTAGAACCCGAAGAACAGTCTCCAGCCCCAACCGGCATCTTCACCGTTGGCGAAACCGGAGAAATCGAAATCGAGTACCTCTTTGACGGCGGCAAATATCAGGGAGAAGTCGCCCTCTTTAGCTTAGACGGCATGGACGACCTAGAACCCGGTTCAGAAGCCTTTATCCAAGAAGCCGCCGCTCGCGCCTTGGGTATCGAACCCCAACCCGATGTAGGGGTGGATTTATCAACCGATTTGTCCGACCCAGATTTAGGTGAACCCGCCCCCACCGACACCGATTTACCCGCCGAAAATGCCCCTAAATTGGGTGAAATCGTCATTTCTGACAAAACAGAAGGCGCGAAATTCGAGGGCATTCTAGGCGAAAAGAACTGGAATAAAGGCGAATTTTCCGGCGTGAAAACCGTGCAGATGCGCCCTGGGGATACCTTCGGCATCATGCTCGTTCCCAACAAAACCGTACAACAAGTCTTTGACAATCCCAGCATCGGCGGTTCCGGTCGTCCCCTATTCTCCCTCTCCACCGCTAATCCCGATGGTGGCTTCCATGTCGGACAAATCGCCGATGTGACCGGAGATGGCAATACCTTCGTCATGGAAGATATCCGCGTCGATGGCAGCAGCGACTATGACTACAATGACATCATCTTCCGCATCAAGGGTGCAACTGGCGATGCCGTCGATCTTGATGATGTCATCGATGCAGACAACGACTGGCGCGAAACCGAACTCGGTCAAGAAATTCTCGACTATGTTTTCGACACTCTAGAACCCGAAGATGTCGCCGCCACCATCACCGATGACCTCGACACCGAGCTTGTTCCCGAACTCGAAGACGTTCTCAGCGAGCTGAAAGAACAGTTAGAGGAAATTACCGAAAATCCGGATATCGTCAATGAAGACCCACCCCCTGACGCACCCACGGAACAAGAGCAAGATGCCCTCATTGCCGAACTCAACGCCGAACTCGAAGCAGCCTTTGCCGAGTTAACCGAAGACGAGTTTGCCGATGTTAACGCTCTCGCCGGTAAATTTGAATTCGACCCAGAAGATCAACCCCTCGTCGGAGTCATCGATACCGGATTTGCCGAAACCAACCCCGACATTGACGACAGTCGGATTACCCTGGGTAAAGATTATATCGATGGCGACGATAATCCCTTATTAGCCGAAGGGGAAGGAGATGACCACGGGACAAAAGTCTTAGAAGTCATTGCGGCCACTCAAAACAACAACGTTGGTATTGACGGCGTTAACGATGATGCTCCCCTGTGGTTGGGACGTGCTGTTGGTTCTGGCAAATGGGCCGATTCTCTCGTAGAATTTGTCGATGCCGCCAAAGAATCCGAGCAACCCAACGCTGTCGTTAACCTCAGCTTTGATTTAACCCAAGAAAACCCCGATGGCTCCATTACCACCCGCACGGAATTTACCGAGCCGGAAATTGCAGCCCTCAAATATGCTCGCGATAACAACGTCTTGATTGTTGCCGCAGCCGGGAACCAAGGGGAAGCGGTGATGTCTGCCTTGGGACAAGCTTCTGAGGATTTCGACAACGTGATTACCGTTGGTGCAGCCGATGAAGCCGCAGAACGGGCGGAGAATTCTAGCTACGGTAACGGTTTAGACCTGCTTGCTTACGGTAGTAGACTTGATGACCCCACCACTCTGGCACAAGATCCTCAAGTGGATGCCTTTGCTGGCTTAAGCGCAGAGGAGATTGAGTTAGTTGAGCTTCTGATGGAGCAGTCAGAAGATTCGGGTACAGAGAACGCTGCTACTAATTCTCCTGGTGGTGTTGCGCCCACTGCACCCATTCCAGACAATAATACTGGGGAAAATGCCAGCACTCCTACTCCAGCCGCTCCTATTCCAGCCAATGAGCCGGGTAGTAGCATCACCAGCACTGAAACGAGTATTCCGCCATTGCTCAACGATAACTTCAATACCGAGAATCTGGGCACAGGAGACATTGCCACCCTTGACCCC containing:
- the ruvB gene encoding Holliday junction branch migration DNA helicase RuvB gives rise to the protein MAIESSYPSFPDPKKRQMRTSRKTYEAQKKREPDREDSLLQAEASFEETDKQEEKLRPHRLADYVGQKDLKSVLEIAIEAAKARKEPLDHLLLYGPPGLGKTTMSLILASEMGVTCKISAAPALERPRDIVGLLVSLQPGDILFLDEIHRLSRVAEELLYPAMEDFRLDITVGKGKTAKTRSIPLKPFTLVGATTRVGALTSPLRDRFGLLQRLRFYELDELSLIVERAAKVLSTEITAEGATEIARRSRGTPRIANRLLRRVRDYAQVKKLGTISSEIAAEALELYNVDPCGLDWTDRLILSAMIENFSGGPVGLETLAAATGEDSQTIEEVYEPYLLQIGFLQRTSRGRIALPAAWTHLGYTHPDEPY
- a CDS encoding S-layer homology domain-containing protein, which codes for MTEQQTVPYGYYAAKEAYSTSDWRLGNVLEDVPAAPSTFWDRQIQYNQLDLHPMSCTLFAAAGAISDLTGYRFSLAEFGQLLQEARRYGFSDSQGWYINQAVDLLRRWWNNRREAIASYRVDMISSQLSSVLGKGYSIVTGYRGSAQYNADFNADGFLDQTSFGDRTYGHAVRMTQDRQNPSYARVMIDNYYGVQRFNNYRVRVGDISRLVENGVFYYSGYMFATEKKRMFRDVYPDGRSRWYYDALEWAVKENLISGYQDGTFRPNQLVTRAEMVVMLKRLYDKISREQ
- a CDS encoding adenylate/guanylate cyclase domain-containing protein, whose amino-acid sequence is MVWQATSQYLKRLPLRLVLVVPFVLQICATVGLVGYLSYRTGQEAVQDLADQLMTEIGDRVEGDLRHRLKEPHQINQTNAQHIRLHLRDPDFYSRLEQKFLYQSQLYQSVTFIYFGTPEGGIILSGQGDDGQSIIRVTENFVSGPYYKYSVDSEGDRQDLLETTTYDARTRGWFQKAKANQKAVWSDIYPFVSTQSLGLTASLPIYDRQGDFQGVLGVDVSLSNISQFLQQLNIGQSGQIFIMERDGALVASSNQDQQLFIQESKEQIFVDKSQDQIVKDTAVFLKNKFGNFEDIKNTDKIEFDLQGETNFLQVFSLQDDHGLDWLIVIVVPESDFMDRIHANTKNTIILCAIALIVAVIIGILTARWVTYPILTLNRSAQDLAAGSWNSPELPDRSDELGQLAVSFHSMAEQLIKTFSILDQSNKDLEQRVAERTASLAAAEAELRGLFEAMTELILVFNRQGEYEKIISGSEELLVHNKENLLNHNIREFMEPELADWHLETIAYVLEVGQTERVEYQMDIQGKKHWFAANVSPISDRSVIWVVRDITPQKEARIALENALALQKAVLESIADGIIAVDQSERIIAYNNQFIKMWKVPPEILASQDVEQQRHFLAQQVEDPIAFLKRQQEMVNSLDAEGVGIIPFKDGRVFEQFSRPQKVGDQIMGRVWGFRDITERKQAEEALRQEKERSEKLLLNILPEAIADQLKHSQSSLAEDFESVTILFADIVGFTPLAAQVQPIQLVDMLNQVFSTFDQLTETYGLEKIKTIGDAYMVAGGLPDPMPNHLDIMARMALSMQAYMGQFKTPMGDNFQIRIGIHMGSVIAGVIGKKKFIYDLWGDTVNVASRMESSGEPGKIQVTETVYEALKEQYILEKRGKIFVKGKGEMDTYWLVSHKSTFP
- a CDS encoding AAA family ATPase, with translation MRERIQQLIDNLNQAIVGKADPIRLVLVALLSGGHALLEDVPGVGKTLLAKSLARSIDGKFQRIQCTPDLLPSDITGTNIWNPNTGEFKFMSGPIFANVLLTDEINRATPRTQSALLEVMEEQQVTVDGVSHTLESPFFVIATQNPVEYQGTFPLPEAQMDRFALSFSLGYPTESEELKMLQQHAGEKNADRLKPCISLAEVQTLQKECLQVKVEVPLQQYIVDLVRATREDEEITLGVSPRGAIALQRASQALAFLENRDYVTPDDVKFLAPHVLCHRMIPAGGRQGRVIIERLLRSVPTGT
- the purB gene encoding adenylosuccinate lyase, which codes for MIERYTLPEMGEIWTDDFRLKTWLQVEIAVCEAQAELGYIPAEAVEEIKAKAKFDLKRVLEIEAEVRHDVIAFLTNVNEYVGDVGRYIHLGLTSSDVLDTALALQMVASLDLIQHQVEELVQAIRYQAAQHRDTVMVGRSHGIHAEPMTFGFKLAGWLAEVLRHRDRLCRLQSQIAVGKISGAVGTYANIDPKVEELACQKLGLQPDCASTQVISRDRHAEYLQTFALLAASIERFAVEIRNLQRTDVLEVEEYFAKGQKGSSAMPHKRNPIRSERLTGLARIIRGHAIAGLENVALWHERDISHSSVERVVLPDTCILMHFMLREIINLVKNLLVYPDNMKRNMNVYGGVIFSQRVLLALVEKGLQREEAYKIVQESAHQAWNNPDGDFRALISEHPQVTQALSSEELNACFDPHQHLRHLDRVYQRLSI